The Levilactobacillus namurensis genomic interval CCCACTTTACGCGGACAACTTCCAAGACTGGTCCGAACAAGCGCAAGGGAACGCCCAATTTGCGGTTTGGACGGCCTTAGCTGAAAACGAGATTGGCGCTAACCTCCAACACTACAACCCACTGATCGACGACCAAGTTCGCGAGGCTTTCAACTTGCCAGCAAGTTGGAAGCTCCGGGCTGAAATGGACTTCGGGTCCATCGAATCCCCAGCCGGCGACAAGGACTTCATGGCTGACGACGACCGGTTCTTAGTCTTCAAATAAAGCTTAACTTAAGAAATAGCCCCCGACGCCCGTGAATCCACGGTGTCGGGGGCTATTTGCGTCTTAAATACTAAGTCTGGGACCAGAAGATATGCTAGAATGAAAGCGAAGCATGCACCTGATAACTTAGGGGGTCAGCATCTCATGGAAAAACGAATTGCAATTATCGGTGGCGGTATCGTGGGCGCCACCGCAGCTTATTATCTCAGCACGTTACCCGGTCATCCCAACGTCCAAGTGACGTTGTTCGATTCTGGTACGGGACAAGCCTCGAAGGCCGCAGCGGGCATTATTTCCCCGTGGCTATCCAAACGGCGTAACCAGCAGTGGTATCGACTGGCGAAAGATGGCGCAGATTTGTATCCCCAGTTGATCCACGATGCCCACTTAGGCACCGACGTGTATCAGCAGACGGGGACCATCGTCACACGTGAAGTCCCAACCGACCTTGAGGCCTTAGCTGACTTAGCCGTTAAACGCCAAGCAACCGCCGCAGGGATGGGGCGGATCACGACGTTATCGGCGCAAGAGGTCCAACAACGGGTGCCACTCTTAACCGCACCACAACCCGGTGTCTTCCTAAGCGGTGGCGCCCGGGTCGACGGGGCTGCGTTGGTCAACGCACTGTTAACCCGAGCCAGTGAGCAAAACCTCACCGTTCGGCACGAAGCCGTAACGCTGACGCCCGACGAACGGGTCGTCTCCTCACTAGGCGCCCGGCAGTTCGACCGAGTGATCGTAGCCGTCGGTGCCTGGACCAAAGACCTGCTGGCCACCTTAGGCGTTACTGCCCGGGTTCGGCCACAAAAGGGCCAGCTGATTGAACTGGCGGTTAAAGACTACCCGTTACAAGAAAACATGCCGGTCGTCATGCCGGAAGGTGAACGCGACTTTATTCCATTTGGCCACGGCCATCTGATCGTGGGGGCTACGCATGAAGATGATAAGGGCTTTGATTTAACGCCCGATACGGACGTCACGGAAGACCTCCTGGCGAGTGCCCAACGGCTGGTCGCGAACGTGACCGCTGCCGATATTACGACTGTGCGGGTAGGGACCCGGGCTTACACCGATGACTTTGCGCCGTTCTTTGGCCCGATTCCCGACCACGAGCGCTTCTTAGTTGCTTCGGGATTAGGCTCTTCGGGGCTGACCACCGGGCCACAGATTGGTCGCTTACTAGCCGGATCTGCTTTGTATGGTGGAACACCGGACTGGAGCGAATACGAAAAACCATTAACCACTTACTTAACCCCTTCTCTCGCATGAAGGGCTTGATTTGCTAAGGTATGGGCCCCTTGATTCTGCTTTTCCGGGACCCATTCCGTTAAGACCAATTGAAAGGAGGCTTGGGCCGCCAATAACCGATCGAGTTCAACTTGATAATGCTTGGCATACCGTTTGGCAAGACTCTGGCTGACGATTTGACTGTCCGTGTGAAAGAGCACGCTGGCCGTTGCGGCCGCGTCCCCCAAATGGGTGCGTAGCCGTTGAAAGGCGAGGGTCGCCACTTCAAACTCAGCGGTATGATTATCAGTGGCGGCCAACGCCACTTTTTGTTGGGTCTGCTGATGATCATGCACGATTAGGATGCCACCGGCGCTAAGCCCCGTCTGGGGTTGGGTCGCTGCATCCGTATATAATGAATACACTAGAAATCACTCCAATTTTTAACGAGGTGTTTACGATAATGATAACCCAGGAACGTCGCTTTTTGTACCAACCCAATCCCGTTAGCAGCATGATCAACTGGAGTTGGACGTTCATGTTCTTGTTCATGGGCGCCATCTTCTGGCTGGAAGTGACCCACTTCAACTGGATCACCCTCAGCTTCTTCATTGCCTTTGCCTTTCTATGCTGGCTCGAGATTCACTTCCGCAACATCAACATGGCGAACCAAGTCTTGACGGTCAGCACCGTCCTGAATCACCGCAACCTGGTGATTCCACTTCACCAGATCAGCCACGTTTCCCTATCCCGTTACCGGTTAGGAATCGTTGCTCAGGGCCGCATCTATCAATTCCTGTTACCTAAAAACTCGGCCATCGAGTTGGCCAGTCTGATTACCGAAGCCATTAGCACCACTGACACCAAGGGGGAGAACCATTAATGAGTACCGATATTGAGATTTCACAAGCGACACCGTTAGAACCCATCGAAACGATTGCGGGGAAGGTGGGGTTAACCCCCGACCAGATCGAGCCGTACGGCCACACCAAGGCAAAAATTACCCTGCCACTCAAGGGAACGCATCAAGCCGGGAAGCTAATCCTGGTCACGTCGATCAATCCTACTCCCGCGGGTGAGGGAAAATCAACGGTCCTGATTGGCCTGGGGGATGGCCTGAACCGACTGGGTCATAAGACCGTCTTGGCGCTGCGGGAACCCTCACTAGGCCCCGTCATGGGTTTAAAGGGCGGCGCGACTGGTGGCGGTCACGCGCAAGTCGTTCCGATGGAAGACATTAACCTGCACTTCACTGGGGACATGCACGCGTTGACCGAAGCGCACGACACGCTTGCGGCCTTGATCGATAACCACATCCAACAGGGGAACGCACTGCACTTAGACCCCCGGCAAATCGTTTGGAAGCGGGTCTTAGATATCAACGACCGGGCCTTACGTCAAACGGTGATTGGCTTGGGTGGTCGGACTTCTGGTGTACCACGCCAGGATGGTTTCGATATCACCGTAGCGAGCGAACTGATGGCGGTCCTTTGCTTGAGCGAAAACTTAACCGACCTCAAACGGCGGGTCAACCGCATCCTGATTGGCTATAACACCGATAAGGAACCCGTAACGGTCGGTGATCTAAAAGTCGTCGGGGCCATCACGTTACTGTTAAAGGACGCCATCAAACCGAACCTAGTTCAAACATTAGAGCACAATCCCGCGATCATTCACGGGGGACCGTTTGCCAACATCGCTCATGGCTGTAACTCCGTGTTAGCGACCCAAACCGCTTTGCAGTTGGGCGACTACGCGGTCACCGAAGCCGGCTTCGGAGCCGACCTAGGGGGCGAGAAATTCATGGACATCAACGTGCCTGCCGTGGGTCAGGCACCGGACGCGGTGGTCATCGTGGCCACGGTCCGGGCGTTGAAGTACAACGGCGGCGTTAAGCGGGCCGACTTGGAGACCGAAAACTTAACGGCACTCCAAAAGGGGAGCGCTAACCTGATTCGCCACATTCACAGTATGCAGCAATACGGCATCCCCGCCGTGGTGGCCATCAACCGGTTCACCAGTGATACCGACGCCGAAGTGGCCTTGCTGACGAAAATCGTGCAGGACTTAGGCGTTGCAGTCGCCACCACGACCGAATGGGCCGACGGGGGCGCCGGGGCCGAAGAACTGGCTCGCCAAGTCGTCACCGCGGCTAACCAGCCCAGCACCTTCAAGCCATTGGTTCCCGCTGGCTCCGACCTGATGACTCAGATGACGGCGATTACGCAGAAGATTTACGGGGGCGCTAAGGTTGAATTATCCGGAAAAGCCCAACGTCAGCTGAAGAAATTCCACGAACGCGGCTGGGATACATTACCGGTCTGCATGGCGAAGACGCAATATTCACTGACCGACGACGCTAAGCAGCTGGGGGCCCCTAAAGACTTTACGATCCACGTCCGGGAGTTCTCACCACGGTTAGGCGCTGGCTTCGTGGTGGCCTTGACGGGTAACGTCTTGACCATGCCGGGGTTACCTAAGCATCCCTCTGCTTTGGATATGGACATCGCCGCCGATGGAACGATTACCGGCTTGTTCTAAGTTGATAACCGCGAATTGAGACAAAACAAGAAGCCGTTAACGACAGAGTCTCGTTAACGGCTTCTTATTTTATCCAAAAGTTTTAATCAAAGGTTACGACTGGCTTTAAAACTGAGCCATTCTTAGATGCTACAAACCCATCGTTGATATGGTCGAAGTCAAAGAATTTGATCAATTTATCAAACGGGAACCGTCCTTGTTGGTAGTAAGTAATCAATTGTGGGATAAAGATTTGGGGAATCGCGTCACCTTCAACTAGACCAGAAATCTTTTTGGCCTCGGCTAACAGATCATCCATGAGGTTAAACGTGACCTCACCACCCATGCCCAAGGCTACGCACTCACCACCTGGCCGTAAAGCGTGAACGGCCTCTTTGACCACGGTTGGAACACCGGTGGTATCGATTGTGTAGTCAGCACCTTGGGGGAGAATAGCTTTCAATGCCGTAGCAAGATCCTCAGTACGACTATTGACGGCTTCGGTAGCCCCCAACTCCTGAGCCAACGCTAACCGGTTATCAAAAATATCGACTGCAATAATGTGGGACATTCCCGCAAGCTTTGCCGCCATCATTGCTGATAATCCGACAGCGCCAGTTCCAAAGACGATAATGGTGTCGTCCGCTCGAGGATTTAGGTAGTTTAGGACGGTTCCAGCACCAGTCTGAATACCACAACCTAACGGCCCCAATAGTCGTAAGTCAACGTCATCCGTCACTTTGACCACACTGTGTTCGTCAGCGACGGCGTATGTTGCGAATGAGGACTGTCCAAAGAAGGTCGATAGGGGACGTCCATCTGCTAAGTGCAGGCGGTGACTACCATCGTAGTTTTTCCCACCGAAGTTAAGTTCATTGAAATGCAGACACATGCCTGGGTGACCAGCAAGACAGTTTGCACAGTGTCCACAATAGGAGAATGACAAGACGACATGGTCTCCCGGGCGAACGGTTGTAACGCTTTGTCCAACTTTCTCCACGATTCCCGCACCCTCATGTCCTAGAACAGCTGGTAGCGGGGTGGTTTGACCGTCGCGTCCAGCCGTGTCAGTGTGACAGATTCCCGTCGCCACTAATTTAATTAAGACTTCGTTAGCTTGGGGTTCTGCTAGGGTGGCTTCTGTAATGGTTAATTCGGGAGCAGTACCATCAGCGTAAGCGGCTTTAATTTTCATAATTAAGTTCCTCCTGCTTGCTTTTTACTTCACAAACAGTATATCAGGAACCTTTTCAGCTGTATTCTGCTAAAATAAGGTGTGACCCGAACTAAAAGTTCGTCTATGGGAGGCTCAATTATGGAAGAAAAACAACTGCAGCTCTTTATTGCTTCTGCACAATTAGGTAGCTTCCAACAGGCTGCTGATCAGCAATTCATGTCGCAACGGGCGGTCTCCAAACGCATCTCTAACCTAGAGGATGAATTAGGGACCAAACTCTTTAACCGCGAAAAAAATAAGATTATCCTGACTACTGCGGGACATCACTTCTTAGCACGAGCTATGGAGATTCTGAACACGATGCAACTGGCCAACTACGAAACAAAACAGTTTGCACCAAAACAACAACACATTTCAGTTGGATACTTCTCTCCATTTGATGGGGCGTTGTTGCGCTCAGCTTTGTTAAGCCTTCCGCCAACGGTCAATACCATCATTGAGGAAAAGGGGAGTGAACATCTTATCTCCGATGTTTTATTGGGACGTCTGGACTGTGCCCTCATCCTTCAAAATCAGGACAGTTCGCAAATTGACCAAAACAACCTTGTCAGTCTTCCCATTTTAGAAAGTCCTTTAGTTATTGGTGCGAATCCCCAATATCAATATCTGGACCAGACACACCACCTCACGACCACACTTCGTCAACTCCCTGTGATTTACTATAGCGTTGAAGAGTCTGAATACCTTCAAAATATCTTTAAGGTCCAACTTGGACAATTGGCTAGCGTTATTAATATGCATCGCGTTACTTCCTATGAACACATGCAACTCCTAGTTAGCCTAGGCAAGGCACTCTCCTTTTATCCAGAACGATTACTTGATCAAATCAGCAATCCACATGATGCAATTCAGTACATACCGCTGAACACACCCCAGTTATCCGCAACCTTTGTGCTAATTTATCGCCGTGATTGTCAGAACCCGGTGGTCCATCAATTAGGTTGCCAATTAAAAAGTACCAGCTAGGAGCCTCCTCCTAACCGGTACTTCTTTAGTGATCCTTCTTAACGGCATGGTGATAATCCCATAGGGTCTCGCAAATCGACACAAAATCGTCCTTGGTCAGCGCGTGGCCTTCTTGGTGTTCCATCAGGCCTAGGGCGGCCAAAATCATCGCACTAGGGGTTTGCCCGGCCGCCATGTTCGAGTCGACGTGGGTCTCACCAGCGGCGTCACTGTAGATTTTAATCTGGGTTTCTGCGGAATTTTCTGCTGCCATCCTTTTTCCCTCCTGAGTCAAGACTGGTTTCATTATAGCATGTCCTATCTAGGGGCGTTTTGCGTAAAATCCGTCAGCAATTAACCGTCAGCGCGGGTTTTCTGGTATACTTTTCTCCAAGTGAACTTTATAGGAAAGGTGTTTTTAAATACAATGCTGATTGCAGATTCAATTCTCATCATCATTCTGGTGCTACTCGACCAATGGATCAAGCACGCCGTCGTGGCCAATATCGCACTAGGGGGGCAGCATCCCGTCATCAACGGGGTCTTCTCGTTGACCCACCTGCAAAACGATGGGGCCGCCTGGAGCATTCTCCAGGGGCAGATGTGGCTCTTTACCGTAATCGCCCTAGTCGCCTTAGTGGTGATGGGGGTCTTCTTCTGGCGCTACCGGAACCAACGCGAACACTGGGTCGAAGAATTAGGACTGGCGTTGATGATGGGCGGGACGATCGGAAACTTTATCGACCGGGCCTTCCAGGGATACGTCGTGGATATGTTCCAATTAGACTTTATCAACTTTCCCATCTTCAACTTTGCGGATAGCTGCTTGACGGTCGGCGTCATTTTAATCATGATCGGCGTCTTTCTAGCTGATCAACGGGAGGCACACCATGGAAATTAAGGAATTTACGGTCGATCAAAAATTACGCCTCGATAAACTGGTCGCGGTCATGGAACCCACCATTTCGCGCTCGCAGGCCAAAGCGGGGATCGAAGCGGGGAACATCACGGTGGACGGCAACGTTGTTAAGCCCAAGGATATCGCCAAATTAGGGGCTACGGTGCACATCGCCTTACCAGACCCCGAACCGTTAGATCTAACTCCAGAAAACATCCCCTTAGACATCGTCTATGAGGATAATGACGTGATAGTGGTCAATAAGCCTCAAGGCATGGTGGTCCATCCCGCACCGGGACACCCCAACCATACGCTGGTCAACGCGCTGCTGTACCACAGTCCGCTCTCAACGATCAACGGTAAGTTCCGGCCGGGCATCGTCCACCGGATCGACAAGGATACGTCGGGCCTACTGATGGTCGCCAAGAACGACCACGCCCACCAAAGCCTGTCTGCGCAGTTACAAGCCAAGACCAATCTCCGCGAATACGTGGCCATCGTTCACGGAAACTTCAAGGAAGATCAAGGTATCGTCCGGGCACCCCTGGGCCGGTCACCTAAGGACCGTAAGAAGCAGGCGGTCGTCGCCGATGGTCGTCCCGCTGTGACACACTTTCGGGTCCTGGAACGGTACGGCGACTATACCTTGATTGCTTGTCGGTTAGAGACCGGCCGGACGCACCAGATTCGGGTGCACCTGGCCTACATTGGTCATCCCGTGGCGGGCGATCCGCTGTATGGGCCCAAAAAGACGCTTAAGGGCGCCGGCCAGTTCCTACACGCACGTGAATTGGGCTTTAAGCAACCCACCACGGGGAAAGAACTGGTCTTTACGGCGCCGGTGCCGCCCATCTTCGCAGCGACGATCGAGAAACTGCGGAAACAAGCGGGGTTGCCGGTTGACAAAGCAATTTAGTTTTTTTATGCTAAACGTAATCATTAAACGGGTTTGCCAGTAATCAGGCGGGCGGGTTTCTTCACCATGTTGCCGAAGAAATCTGCCCGTTTTGACTAACCCCAGCTGATATAAACTTCGAGGAGGAAATGAACATGCCAAAGGTAGTTGTCGACGCAATGGCGATGCAACGGGCACTGACCCGAATTACATACGAAATCATTGAACGTAATAAAGGGGTCGACGATTTGGTCATCCTAGGAATCAAAACCCGGGGCGTCTACTTGGCTCAGCGCATCGCGAGTCGCTTGCAGCAACTAGAAAACGTCACCGTTCCCGTTGGCGCGCTGGACGTGACCCAGTTCCGTGACGATATCGACCACGATTCTGAAAATGATGATCCGAAGGTTTCAGCCGCGGACATCGATTTTAGCGTGGAACAAAAAAAGGTGATTCTGGTCGATGACGTGCTGTACACGGGCCGGACGATTCGGGCCGCCATGAGTGCCATCATGGCTCTGGGACGGCCCAAGAGCATCAACCTGGCTGTGTTAGTGGACCGCGGCCATCGGGAATTACCGATTCGTGCGGACTTTGTCGGGAAAAACATCCCCAGTTCCCAACGTGAGCGTATCAAGGTTTCCGTGACGGAAATCGATGACCGTGACGCCGTTGAGATTATCAAAGCCTAAAACACTGCGAACTGATAAAGGGGCCGATTTTGCATGGCAAAACGTTATTTGATTCTAGAAGACGGCTCTGCGTACGCTGGTGAAGGATTTGGGGCCGGCGCAACCACGAGCGGTGAAGTCATATTTAATTTAAACTTACTCGGCTATCAAGAAACGATTACCGACCAAATCTATCATAACCAGATTATTATTTTTGCCCAACCGGCCATTGGCAACGTGGGCATCAACCACGATAGTTACGAATCGATTCTCCCGACTGCTAAGGGAATGGTGGTCCGGGACCTCACGAACATCTCGACGAACCGGTTATCTAAGCTATCCCTAGATGAATTCTTGCGTCAACACAACATTCCCGGAATCAGTGGAATCGATACCCGTCACTTGATTCGCAAACTCCGAACTGCGGGGCCCATGAAGGGCAGTATCGTCGATGTCGCGGACGCGCACGCGTTCGACCAATTGAACGCGACCGTGTTAACGAATCGTCAGGTGGACCAGGTCGCCACCCCCAAGCCGTATCCCAACCCGGATACGGGGAAGAACGTGGTGGTCATTGACTTTGGCTTGAAGCACGGCATCTTGCGGCAACTTTCTGAACGCCGCTGCAACGTCACCGTGTTACCCTGGACGGCGAGTGCCCAAGACGTCTTGAACCTGGACCCGGATGGCGTCTTACTCTCCACGGGACCCGGGTCGCCATTAGACTTAGGGACGGGGGTCCTGGACATGATTCGCGAAGTACAAGCGGAGATTCCGCTCTTTGCGATTGGCCTGGGCCACGAACTCTTTGCACTGGCCAACGGCGCAAAACTAACGCCGTTGCCCGTTGAATATCACGGTAGCGGTCATCCCATTCGTCGAATCATTACCAACGATATTCTGTACGCGACTCAGGGCCAGGGGTATGCGGTCGTGGCGAAGTCCATTGACCGGGACCGGTTGATCACGACCTACGTCGATCTGATCAACGGGACCGTACAAGGGCTGCGGCACCGGGATTTCCCCGCCTTTTCGGTCCAATTCTTTGCGGACGGCGCACCGGGCCCCCACGAAAGCCGGGACCTATTCGATGAATTCATGGAAGCGATGACGTCACGGGAGGGATAAGACTTGCAGAGCTTGACTAATTTACAGAAGGTCTTAATCATCGGCAGCGGGCCCACTGAGATCGGTCACGAGACCGAGTTGGACAGCGCCACTGTTCAGGTTTTGACCCAATTTAAGAAGCACGGCGTCCGAACGCTGGTCATCGACAACAACCCGTTTTCGGTCGCCCTAGAAGAGATTCAACCCACTAATATGTATATTCAAGCCGTCACGACGCCTAACGTGCGGCACATTTTAGAAAAGGATCATCCCGACGCCTTGATTGCGACGTTAGGGGGCTTACAGGGGATTCGAATTGCCCAAGAGCTCCTCGAAAACGGCGATCTAGGGCGCTACGGGGTGACCCTATTAGGCATGCCAACGTCAACGTTACGCCAGATCAATAATCCGGCGGACCTCAACGCGACACTCAAGGAAATCCACGAACCCGTGATCGAAGCCCAGGTCGTCCAGACCACGGACGAAGCGCTGGGGTTAGTCGAAAATATCGGGTTCCCGTTGATCGTTAAGCCCGTGGCCCCCCGGGTAGATACCAACCGGACAATCTGCGAAAACGTCGACGACATGCTGACGGCGCTTAACCAGGGGTTCCAGCAATCCCGCTTTGACCAATGCACCCTGGAACGAAGTGTCGTGGGGTACAAGGAAGTCGAGATGGTGGCGATTCGGGACGCCGCCGACACCGAGCTTCTGATCAGTGGTCTGGAGAACGTCGACCCCATTGGGATCCACTCCGGGGATTCCATCGTGGTCACGCCACCACAGACCCTCACGGACCGGGAGTATCAGGACCTACGCGACGCCACGTTTAGAATCGCGACGGAGTTTGGCATCATTGGCGTTTTACACGTCAGTTTTGCGTTGAACCCCGCTAACCAACACTTCTATGTGACCAAACTCGCGCCGTACTTTACGCGAGGCGTTTCCCTGGCCGCTCGGACCGTGGGCTACCCCGTGTCACTCGTGACCGGCGCCTTAATGTTGGGGCAACGACTAGTCGACGTGAAGCTCCCCAGCCAATTTACCAAGCAGACGGCCGTGATGGAACCGACTAGCGACCACGTGACGGTCCGCATTCCTCTGTGGCCGTTTCAGGAAGTGCCCGACGCTGACCAGCACCTGGATACGGCCATGAAAGCCGTGGGGTCGACGATTGGTATCGGTCGCTCCGTCGAAGAGGCCATGTTGAAGTCCGTCCGGAGTTCACAATTTTCACCCCGGGACGTCCTGCCCTCCGTCAGCAATCTGACCGACGGGGAACTGATCAGTCAGCTGATTCATCCTCTGGCTAACCGCATCTTGGTGTTGATCGAAGCCTTACGGCGGGGGTACTCGCCAGACGAACTGAGTGAATTGACCAAGATCGATGCCTTTTACTTCGTTAAGTTGCAACACCTCTTGACCATTGAACGGCAGATTCAAGAACATCCCCGTGATGTAGAAGTCCTTCAACGGGCCCGGTACTACGGCTTTGGGGACGGGATGATTGCCCGTATCTGGGATACCGACACTGCGACGATTCGTCAATTGTCGGCAGAAGCCCACATCCAACCAACTTATAAGATGATCGAGCCCACCGCCGGCGAGTTTCCGGAAGCGCTTAGTGGCTACTACAGTACGTTTGAGTACGAAAACGAGAGTCGCGCGTTAGGGGACCGAACTGCCTTAGTCCTTGGACGGGGCGGCAATCAGTTGGGCCCGAATTCCGCGGCTGAGTACTTTACCACGGAAATGCTCAAACAACTCAAACGGGCGGGGTACCATACGATTCTGATGAATACTAACCCTAACGCTATCGGCATCGCTCCGGAATTCTCGGACAAGCAATACGTGGATCCCATCCAATTGGGGGACGTCCTCAACGTGATTCAGGTCGAGCATCCCGATATCGTGATCGTACCGGGGAACCGGCATTACCTGACGCGGGAGCTGAAGAAACTCGACTTGAACTTGCACGTCTTACCACCGGATCAAGAAACGGGGGAGCCGGCGCCCAAGATGGCCACGATTGGCGTGAGCCTGTTCGTACATCAGCAGCAAAAAGTGGCTGTCGGGGTCATGGATATGCTGGCACCTGGGATGAACAAGTCGCTCTCCCAAGTCACGGCTTTCCGGATGCCCGCCGAACTACCTAAGGCCAAGCGTAACAATCTGGTCGAGCAGGCCAAGCAAGCCGTTAGCGAACGGCAGTTAACGGGGATGGTCCAAGTCCTCTTCGCGCCGAAGGGGGATACCAAGCAGCTGGAAGTCGTGGGGGTCCGCCCAACCCGGTTGACCGAAATGGCCTTCTTGAGCAAGGTCACGGGGATCAACTGGGTCCGCATGTTGACCCGGCAGCACATCCAAACACTGGATGCGGCCGAGTTGGCTAAGATTACGGTCGACATTAACAGCACGCGGGTCGCTCTGATGAACGCGGCCTTCCCGTTCCGCCAACTACACGTTTTGAATCGGCCGGGGTCGACCAATCAAGAAGTGGGGGCAACGATTGCGTTTGGGTCCAGTGAAGCGTTGACCTTAAGTAATTTGAGCGATACAGAAGAGTTAGATCAAATTATTAACCGTACGATTTAGCACCCATGCGCAACTTCGAAACTTTTAAATTAGTTGTGCTGACCAAAAAGGACACCATCAGTCTTCCTGATGGTGTCCTTTTCAAACCTGTATCTACCAATTAAGGGTTGTTTGCCGCTAATTGATCAACAATTTTAGCTTCCGGCGTGACGAAAACGGTCTTTTGCCCCGTAAAGATGACAAATCCTGGCTTAGCGCCATTGGGTTTGTGAATCCGTTTAACGGGCACATAGTCGACCGGTACTGTACTTGAATCCCGTGCCTTGGAGAAGTAGGCTGCTAGGTTCGCCGCCTCTAAAATCGTGTCTTCGCTAGGATCCGCGGCGTGAATAATCACGTGCGACCCCGGCATGTCTTTAACGTGCAACCAGATGTCCGTCCGCTTGGCCGTGTGCAACGTGAGCTTATCGTTCTGCAGGTTATTCTTCCCCACGGAAATCTTAGTCCCGTCGCTAGCGGTAAAGCGGTCTGGTTGACTAATCTTCTGTTTTCGCTGTTTCTTGGCCTTCTTCATATGGTCATGGTCGCGCAGGTAGCCGCCTTGCTTCAGCTCCAACTTAATGTCGATGAGGTCCTTAGGGGCAGCCAGCTCGATTTGGGCCATAATGTTTTCGAAGTAGTCAATGTTCGCCTTGGTCTGGGCCAGTTGTTCCGTCACGTAAACTACCGCGTTCTTCGCCTTTTGGTACCGTTTGAAGTACTTCTGGGCGTTTTGGTTAGGGGACAGCTGGTTGGACAACGCAATCTTTAAAGGTTTCTCGTTGTCGTAGAAGTTCGGCAGGCTCACGGACGTTTCGCCTCGTTTGACCTGGTAGAGGTACGTGGTCAGAACTTCTCCCTTAATCCGGTACTCGTCCGCATTTTCCGTCTCCGCCATGGTCCGTTGCAGCTTCTTGTACTTGTTGCGATTCTTCTTCAGCTCGTTACGGACGACCCGAATCAAGACGCTTCCCTGCTGTTGGACCCGGTCACGTTCAGCTTTATCCTGATAGTACGTGTCCAAGAGGCTACTGAGGGTGGTCGCGGACTGATTCTGCCCATCCGTGGGGTAAGGGAAGGCGGTAAAGCTGGTCTTGCCCTTCGCCGAGA includes:
- a CDS encoding carbamoyl phosphate synthase small subunit, whose product is MAKRYLILEDGSAYAGEGFGAGATTSGEVIFNLNLLGYQETITDQIYHNQIIIFAQPAIGNVGINHDSYESILPTAKGMVVRDLTNISTNRLSKLSLDEFLRQHNIPGISGIDTRHLIRKLRTAGPMKGSIVDVADAHAFDQLNATVLTNRQVDQVATPKPYPNPDTGKNVVVIDFGLKHGILRQLSERRCNVTVLPWTASAQDVLNLDPDGVLLSTGPGSPLDLGTGVLDMIREVQAEIPLFAIGLGHELFALANGAKLTPLPVEYHGSGHPIRRIITNDILYATQGQGYAVVAKSIDRDRLITTYVDLINGTVQGLRHRDFPAFSVQFFADGAPGPHESRDLFDEFMEAMTSREG
- a CDS encoding NFACT family protein, translated to MSFDGSFTHAMVHELSQTVATGRVSKINQPYANEIVLTIRANGHNYPVLLSANPTYARIQITTIPYVNPPVPTNFTMILRKYLQGAILKDVTQAANDRVVHLHFTSRNELGDQQELHLIIEIMARHSNVILVDQGSGKILDAIKHVGSDQNRYRLLLPGALYITPPKQDLDNPFAGPRPDLAETVRDYPNRDVLATTLQHQYQGLGKDTAAALATALHEPGDVAAHFTAFFAKFDTPQPTLAISAKGKTSFTAFPYPTDGQNQSATTLSSLLDTYYQDKAERDRVQQQGSVLIRVVRNELKKNRNKYKKLQRTMAETENADEYRIKGEVLTTYLYQVKRGETSVSLPNFYDNEKPLKIALSNQLSPNQNAQKYFKRYQKAKNAVVYVTEQLAQTKANIDYFENIMAQIELAAPKDLIDIKLELKQGGYLRDHDHMKKAKKQRKQKISQPDRFTASDGTKISVGKNNLQNDKLTLHTAKRTDIWLHVKDMPGSHVIIHAADPSEDTILEAANLAAYFSKARDSSTVPVDYVPVKRIHKPNGAKPGFVIFTGQKTVFVTPEAKIVDQLAANNP
- a CDS encoding carbamoyl phosphate synthase — encoded protein: MQSLTNLQKVLIIGSGPTEIGHETELDSATVQVLTQFKKHGVRTLVIDNNPFSVALEEIQPTNMYIQAVTTPNVRHILEKDHPDALIATLGGLQGIRIAQELLENGDLGRYGVTLLGMPTSTLRQINNPADLNATLKEIHEPVIEAQVVQTTDEALGLVENIGFPLIVKPVAPRVDTNRTICENVDDMLTALNQGFQQSRFDQCTLERSVVGYKEVEMVAIRDAADTELLISGLENVDPIGIHSGDSIVVTPPQTLTDREYQDLRDATFRIATEFGIIGVLHVSFALNPANQHFYVTKLAPYFTRGVSLAARTVGYPVSLVTGALMLGQRLVDVKLPSQFTKQTAVMEPTSDHVTVRIPLWPFQEVPDADQHLDTAMKAVGSTIGIGRSVEEAMLKSVRSSQFSPRDVLPSVSNLTDGELISQLIHPLANRILVLIEALRRGYSPDELSELTKIDAFYFVKLQHLLTIERQIQEHPRDVEVLQRARYYGFGDGMIARIWDTDTATIRQLSAEAHIQPTYKMIEPTAGEFPEALSGYYSTFEYENESRALGDRTALVLGRGGNQLGPNSAAEYFTTEMLKQLKRAGYHTILMNTNPNAIGIAPEFSDKQYVDPIQLGDVLNVIQVEHPDIVIVPGNRHYLTRELKKLDLNLHVLPPDQETGEPAPKMATIGVSLFVHQQQKVAVGVMDMLAPGMNKSLSQVTAFRMPAELPKAKRNNLVEQAKQAVSERQLTGMVQVLFAPKGDTKQLEVVGVRPTRLTEMAFLSKVTGINWVRMLTRQHIQTLDAAELAKITVDINSTRVALMNAAFPFRQLHVLNRPGSTNQEVGATIAFGSSEALTLSNLSDTEELDQIINRTI
- the pyrR gene encoding bifunctional pyr operon transcriptional regulator/uracil phosphoribosyltransferase PyrR; amino-acid sequence: MPKVVVDAMAMQRALTRITYEIIERNKGVDDLVILGIKTRGVYLAQRIASRLQQLENVTVPVGALDVTQFRDDIDHDSENDDPKVSAADIDFSVEQKKVILVDDVLYTGRTIRAAMSAIMALGRPKSINLAVLVDRGHRELPIRADFVGKNIPSSQRERIKVSVTEIDDRDAVEIIKA
- a CDS encoding RluA family pseudouridine synthase translates to MEIKEFTVDQKLRLDKLVAVMEPTISRSQAKAGIEAGNITVDGNVVKPKDIAKLGATVHIALPDPEPLDLTPENIPLDIVYEDNDVIVVNKPQGMVVHPAPGHPNHTLVNALLYHSPLSTINGKFRPGIVHRIDKDTSGLLMVAKNDHAHQSLSAQLQAKTNLREYVAIVHGNFKEDQGIVRAPLGRSPKDRKKQAVVADGRPAVTHFRVLERYGDYTLIACRLETGRTHQIRVHLAYIGHPVAGDPLYGPKKTLKGAGQFLHARELGFKQPTTGKELVFTAPVPPIFAATIEKLRKQAGLPVDKAI